The Streptomyces nitrosporeus genome includes a window with the following:
- a CDS encoding nitroreductase family protein yields the protein MGYAHEYADAVLHRGRIPMEPADFVPNWPDGPRRGKFYPGVEPYALPDGDGLPDAPAARGLLPARDGGGTGDDPAGFTLPLLSAMLKDSYGLTGRRLGIQANSDLPGLPLHTHANWSRGTAGGGGLYPVSVYWASGPSGPLTPGIHYYDVHRHAVQRVLTGDVSARVREALGPGAPAEARETDQYLILGVKYWQNAFKYNSFSYHVVSTDLGTLVQTWRIWAGARGLRTTPVLWFDEPRLNGLLGTTGEEEGVFAVVPLRWDTPAPPRTAVPARPGPAASRTAATAGPDPAVRHRDAERSRTVLEFPTVLAMHAATTEGATDRPAPGALAAAAALPAPAGGTRTALPDPVLPAVPVRRALRARRSSFGRFDAARPVTPAQLSAVLAACAGTSLPSDADPDGAVRQTRMYAFVNHVESVEPGAYVYDPEAGELLLVEAGPQGAFLQDTYFLANYNLEQAGAVLVPTVRTTAVLDAVGDRGYRLAVGTAGAVAQTFYVAAAALGLGAGVALGFDNISFVEKLGLGDGDEAPLLIMPLGNERPRPADFRHEIA from the coding sequence ATGGGGTACGCCCATGAGTACGCCGACGCCGTCCTGCACCGCGGCCGCATCCCGATGGAGCCCGCCGACTTCGTCCCCAACTGGCCCGACGGCCCCCGCAGGGGGAAGTTCTACCCGGGCGTGGAGCCCTACGCCCTCCCCGACGGCGACGGCCTCCCGGACGCCCCGGCCGCCCGCGGCCTGCTCCCCGCCCGGGACGGTGGCGGGACGGGGGACGACCCGGCCGGCTTCACCCTGCCGCTGCTGTCGGCGATGCTCAAGGACTCCTACGGGCTGACCGGCCGCCGCCTCGGCATCCAGGCCAACAGCGACCTGCCCGGACTGCCGCTCCACACCCACGCCAACTGGTCCAGGGGCACCGCGGGCGGCGGCGGACTCTACCCGGTCAGCGTCTACTGGGCGTCCGGCCCCTCCGGGCCGCTGACCCCCGGCATCCACTACTACGACGTCCACCGGCACGCCGTGCAGCGGGTCCTGACCGGCGACGTCTCCGCCCGGGTCCGTGAGGCGCTCGGCCCCGGCGCCCCGGCGGAGGCGCGGGAGACCGACCAGTACCTGATCCTCGGAGTCAAGTACTGGCAGAACGCGTTCAAGTACAACAGCTTCTCCTACCACGTGGTCTCCACCGACCTGGGCACCCTCGTGCAGACCTGGCGGATCTGGGCGGGCGCCCGGGGCCTGCGCACCACACCCGTCCTGTGGTTCGACGAACCCCGGCTGAACGGCCTGCTCGGCACCACGGGCGAGGAGGAGGGCGTCTTCGCCGTCGTCCCGCTGCGCTGGGACACCCCGGCCCCGCCCCGTACGGCGGTCCCCGCCCGGCCCGGCCCGGCCGCGTCCCGTACGGCGGCGACCGCCGGACCCGACCCGGCCGTCCGCCACCGGGACGCCGAACGGTCCCGCACCGTGCTGGAGTTCCCCACCGTCCTCGCCATGCACGCCGCGACCACCGAAGGCGCGACGGACCGCCCCGCCCCCGGGGCCCTGGCCGCCGCGGCCGCGCTGCCCGCCCCCGCCGGCGGCACCCGGACCGCCCTCCCGGACCCGGTCCTCCCCGCCGTCCCCGTACGCCGCGCCCTGCGCGCCCGGCGCAGCAGCTTCGGCCGCTTCGACGCGGCGCGCCCCGTCACCCCCGCCCAGCTGTCCGCCGTCCTCGCGGCCTGCGCCGGGACGTCGCTGCCCAGCGACGCGGACCCGGACGGCGCGGTGCGGCAGACCCGGATGTACGCCTTCGTCAACCACGTCGAGTCCGTCGAGCCGGGCGCCTACGTCTACGACCCCGAAGCGGGGGAGCTGCTGCTCGTCGAGGCGGGGCCGCAGGGGGCGTTCCTCCAGGACACCTACTTCCTCGCCAACTACAACCTGGAGCAGGCGGGCGCCGTCCTCGTGCCCACCGTCCGCACCACCGCCGTCCTGGACGCGGTGGGGGACCGCGGCTACCGGCTGGCGGTCGGCACCGCCGGCGCCGTGGCCCAGACGTTCTACGTGGCCGCCGCCGCGCTCGGACTCGGCGCGGGCGTCGCCCTGGGCTTCGACAACATCTCGTTCGTCGAGAAACTCGGCCTGGGCGACGGCGACGAGGCACCCCTGCTGATCATGCCGCTCGGCAACGAGCGCCCCCGGCCCGCCGACTTCCGGCACGAGATCGCCTGA
- a CDS encoding TOMM precursor leader peptide-binding protein, translating into MPAESAVRPGPAVRSEVFDRFAGALRDALGEAGAAPAVTVAPLGVQDAYALTGAATGDAVPVHLYGRQVLIGPWPARDGSAGCGTCLARRWQGVRSVSLREGLELGSATLPVGDWPYGTPFAATAVAALVAGITGAGPGPGPYPRVHLLDLDAMTVRSHPLVPDPECPACGAPRPDTAEAAALTLRPAPAYRPGVFRVRRVEDHRLPEDAFVNPHWGALGSSVICDVASTTTSATVGCFSTRSGDYLRETFWGGHADTYARSRSIGVLEALERYAGMRARARTTRLTASLDELGPDAVDPRETGLYTEEFHTANPRVRPFAPDRRIPWVWGWSLRDDRPRPVPEILAYYHAPGLENRFVQESSNGCASGGSTEEAVYFGLMEVIERDAFLLAWYGQVPLREIDPSTSTRTATRHMVDRLAMYGYRARFFDTRISFPVPVVTACAERFDGSTGRMCFGAGAGLDPESALDSALCEIATDSVNLVGRTLRDEKRLRAMATDFDQVTTLHDHPLSYGIPEMGRHADFLLQQPDPRPPLAVSDLARPGPGTPETSDLREVLLRAVGTVTAAGFDVVVVDQTLPEQRALGLHTVKVLVPGLLPIDFGWSRQRARHMPRMRTTLGPSGLNPAPHPFP; encoded by the coding sequence ATGCCGGCTGAGAGCGCCGTACGCCCCGGACCCGCCGTGCGGTCCGAGGTCTTCGACCGGTTCGCCGGAGCCCTGCGGGACGCGCTCGGCGAGGCCGGGGCCGCCCCCGCCGTGACGGTCGCACCGCTCGGCGTCCAGGACGCGTACGCACTGACCGGTGCCGCTACCGGCGACGCCGTCCCCGTGCACCTGTACGGGCGACAGGTGCTGATCGGGCCGTGGCCCGCCCGGGACGGGTCCGCGGGCTGCGGTACCTGCCTCGCGCGCCGCTGGCAGGGCGTGCGCTCCGTCTCCCTGCGCGAGGGCCTCGAACTCGGCTCCGCCACACTGCCGGTGGGCGACTGGCCGTACGGCACGCCCTTCGCCGCCACCGCCGTCGCCGCCCTGGTGGCCGGCATCACCGGGGCGGGCCCCGGCCCCGGACCGTACCCCCGGGTGCACCTGCTGGACCTGGACGCCATGACCGTACGCAGCCACCCCCTCGTCCCCGACCCGGAGTGCCCCGCCTGCGGTGCACCCCGGCCCGACACCGCCGAGGCGGCCGCGCTCACCCTGCGGCCCGCGCCCGCGTACCGGCCGGGCGTCTTCCGGGTGCGGCGGGTCGAGGACCACCGGCTGCCGGAGGACGCCTTCGTCAACCCGCACTGGGGCGCGCTCGGTTCCTCGGTCATCTGCGACGTCGCCTCCACCACCACCTCCGCCACCGTCGGCTGCTTCTCGACCCGCTCCGGGGACTACCTGCGGGAGACGTTCTGGGGCGGCCACGCGGACACCTACGCCCGCAGCCGGAGCATCGGGGTCCTGGAAGCGCTGGAGCGCTACGCCGGGATGCGGGCCCGCGCCAGAACCACCCGCCTCACCGCCTCCCTCGACGAGCTGGGCCCCGACGCCGTCGACCCGCGCGAGACCGGCCTGTACACCGAGGAGTTCCACACGGCCAACCCACGGGTGCGGCCCTTCGCCCCCGACCGGCGGATCCCCTGGGTGTGGGGCTGGTCGCTGCGCGACGACCGGCCCCGCCCGGTCCCCGAGATCCTCGCCTACTACCACGCCCCCGGCCTGGAGAACCGGTTCGTGCAGGAGAGCTCCAACGGCTGCGCGTCGGGCGGAAGCACGGAGGAGGCCGTCTATTTCGGCCTGATGGAGGTCATCGAGCGGGACGCCTTCCTGCTCGCCTGGTACGGGCAGGTGCCCCTGCGGGAGATCGACCCCTCGACCAGCACCCGGACCGCCACCCGGCACATGGTGGACCGGCTGGCCATGTACGGCTACCGGGCCCGCTTCTTCGACACCCGGATCAGCTTCCCCGTCCCCGTGGTCACCGCCTGCGCCGAACGCTTCGACGGCTCCACCGGCCGGATGTGCTTCGGCGCGGGCGCCGGACTCGACCCCGAGTCCGCACTGGACTCCGCGCTCTGCGAGATCGCCACCGACTCGGTCAACCTCGTCGGCCGGACCCTGCGCGACGAGAAGCGGCTGCGCGCCATGGCCACCGACTTCGACCAGGTCACCACCCTCCACGACCACCCGCTCTCCTACGGGATCCCCGAGATGGGCCGGCACGCCGACTTCCTGCTGCAGCAGCCGGACCCCCGGCCACCGCTCGCCGTCTCCGACCTGGCCCGGCCCGGCCCCGGCACCCCGGAGACCTCCGACCTCCGCGAGGTACTGCTGCGCGCGGTCGGCACCGTCACCGCCGCCGGATTCGACGTGGTCGTCGTCGACCAGACCCTGCCCGAACAGCGCGCGCTCGGCCTGCACACCGTGAAGGTCCTGGTGCCCGGCCTGCTCCCCATCGACTTCGGCTGGTCCCGCCAGCGCGCCCGGCACATGCCCCGGATGCGGACCACACTCGGCCCCTCGGGCCTCAACCCCGCACCTCACCCGTTTCCGTGA